A single genomic interval of Bradyrhizobium japonicum USDA 6 harbors:
- a CDS encoding ANTAR domain-containing response regulator, producing MSKLSSFSLRGRKALVAIKDERDASIVRRQFERLGIDSTAWAPGQAIDFAPDVTLIDDELLPLEAPFLGRCPVIALLGTETPSRLKLVFDLDPASFLVKPLRSAGIYAAVVMAFERNERTNDLKQQILKLEQRLRSRRIVLAAVLQVMHSHALAEPAAFALIRRAAMEQRKTIEELSAEIAAKGIPPRAATNTL from the coding sequence ATGAGCAAGCTGTCTTCATTCTCGCTGCGCGGACGCAAAGCACTCGTCGCCATCAAGGACGAACGCGACGCATCGATCGTGCGACGCCAGTTTGAACGTCTCGGCATCGACAGCACTGCATGGGCGCCCGGCCAGGCGATTGACTTCGCGCCTGACGTGACATTGATCGACGATGAACTTCTTCCGCTTGAAGCCCCGTTCCTGGGGCGCTGTCCGGTCATCGCCCTGCTCGGCACGGAGACGCCGAGCCGCTTGAAGCTCGTCTTCGACCTCGATCCGGCGTCGTTCTTAGTCAAGCCGCTACGCTCGGCCGGCATCTATGCGGCAGTCGTCATGGCATTCGAGCGAAACGAACGCACCAACGACTTGAAGCAGCAGATCCTCAAACTGGAGCAGCGTCTGCGATCCCGCCGCATCGTGCTTGCCGCCGTTCTTCAGGTGATGCACTCGCACGCGCTCGCCGAGCCCGCCGCTTTTGCGTTGATCCGCAGAGCCGCCATGGAACAGCGCAAGACGATCGAAGAGCTATCGGCGGAGATTGCTGCAAAGGGCATTCCCCCACGCGCAGCTACGAACACCTTGTAG
- a CDS encoding transporter substrate-binding domain-containing protein: MTKPSVPVGIICSQSGPYQAMGREILKSAMMAVDEINNQAEFDFSIAAHIRDPRGIISEYHTVCDDLIRNVGVEHIIGCYTSASRKQVLPIVERTDRLLWYPARYEGFECSDNVIYVGASPNHNVLPLVRYVLDNLSREIFCVGSNYVWTWETNRVTRELVSAAEGHILAERLLELGESAVGHIVDEIIRRKPPIVFNTLVGSSSYDFIRAFRAAAEAASLDIPMLSCSLCEPELAIVGPASAGCITSSAYFESIQLSENRAFVARWKARYGEDSSPSVDGQSAYVAVYLLARALQRAGTSDIGEVRRAAAGYRYNSPQGPVWIDGSNNHCVLTPRLAVSNARGQFDIFWEADAPVKPDPYLTQLDVAAPPFRETSKGGTSPNAPHLRVVK; encoded by the coding sequence ATGACAAAGCCGTCCGTTCCCGTTGGTATCATCTGTTCGCAGTCCGGGCCTTATCAGGCCATGGGCCGCGAGATCCTCAAGAGCGCCATGATGGCGGTCGACGAGATCAACAACCAAGCCGAGTTCGACTTCTCGATCGCCGCTCATATCCGCGATCCTCGCGGCATCATCTCCGAATACCACACGGTCTGCGACGATCTCATCCGCAATGTCGGCGTCGAGCACATCATCGGCTGCTATACCTCTGCATCGCGAAAGCAGGTCTTGCCGATTGTGGAGCGTACCGATCGCCTGCTTTGGTATCCTGCGCGCTACGAGGGTTTCGAGTGCTCCGACAACGTCATCTATGTCGGAGCATCGCCCAATCACAACGTCTTGCCGCTCGTCCGTTACGTGCTCGACAATCTGTCGCGCGAGATTTTCTGCGTCGGCTCCAACTACGTTTGGACATGGGAGACCAATCGCGTCACCCGCGAATTGGTGAGTGCAGCAGAAGGCCACATCCTGGCCGAACGGCTGCTCGAACTCGGCGAAAGCGCCGTCGGGCATATCGTCGACGAGATCATCCGCCGCAAGCCGCCAATCGTGTTCAACACGTTGGTCGGAAGCTCGAGCTACGACTTCATCCGCGCCTTCCGCGCTGCCGCCGAAGCCGCGAGCCTCGACATTCCGATGTTGAGCTGCAGCTTGTGCGAGCCGGAACTCGCGATCGTCGGACCGGCCTCGGCGGGCTGCATTACATCATCGGCCTATTTCGAGAGCATACAACTGTCCGAGAACCGTGCATTCGTCGCACGTTGGAAAGCGCGCTACGGCGAGGACAGTAGCCCCTCCGTCGACGGACAATCTGCCTATGTCGCCGTCTATCTGCTGGCCCGCGCGCTGCAGCGGGCCGGCACGTCTGACATCGGCGAGGTCAGGCGCGCCGCGGCCGGTTATCGCTACAATTCGCCGCAAGGACCGGTCTGGATCGACGGCAGCAACAATCATTGCGTCCTTACGCCGCGACTGGCAGTCTCCAATGCACGGGGACAGTTTGACATCTTCTGGGAAGCCGACGCGCCCGTTAAGCCTGATCCTTACCTGACGCAGCTCGACGTCGCCGCCCCCCCCTTCAGGGAGACCTCAAAGGGCGGTACATCGCCGAATGCGCCGCATTTGCGGGTGGTGAAATGA
- a CDS encoding amidase, whose protein sequence is MAMTDIHYLGLVEVGQQIQAKKLSPVEVTKAMLGRIEQLDVKLKSYAYLMADSALAQAAAAEKEIASGKVRGPLHGVPVAVKDLCWAKGAPAAHGMTIHRDFRPAEDATVVARLKDAGAIILGKLQQTEGAYADHHPKIDPPKNPWNADLWSGASSSGSGVATAAGLCFGSLGTDTGGSIRFPSAANGVTGLKPTWGRVSRYGAFELAATLDHIGPMARSAVDCGAILGVIAGQDPKDTTSVPLPVPDYLASLSGDLRGVTIGVDRRWTSEGTDGDAANVLTEGLRVAADLGAKIKEITFPDPKAVIDDWFPLCGIEVAVAHEDTYPARKDEYGPALAGLLDLGRQQSGMDYQKIVLRREAFRGAVRLLFESVDLLAVPAQAFAAPTLAKMASLGEDASLIAGLLRFTCPFDMTGSPTVTLPGGFAANGGPVGFQFIGRHFDEAGLVRAGDAFQRVTDWHKRHPGI, encoded by the coding sequence ATGGCAATGACAGATATTCATTATCTCGGGCTCGTCGAGGTCGGACAGCAGATTCAAGCCAAAAAGCTGTCGCCGGTCGAAGTTACCAAGGCGATGCTCGGGCGGATCGAACAGCTCGACGTAAAACTCAAGAGCTACGCCTATCTGATGGCGGACTCGGCCCTGGCACAAGCGGCCGCGGCCGAGAAGGAAATCGCATCGGGCAAGGTCAGGGGACCGCTGCATGGCGTTCCGGTTGCGGTCAAGGATCTCTGCTGGGCCAAGGGCGCACCAGCGGCGCACGGCATGACGATTCATCGCGATTTCCGCCCCGCCGAGGATGCGACCGTCGTCGCGCGGTTGAAAGATGCCGGCGCCATCATCCTCGGCAAGCTGCAGCAAACCGAGGGCGCCTACGCCGATCATCACCCGAAGATCGACCCGCCGAAGAATCCGTGGAACGCGGATCTCTGGTCCGGCGCATCCTCGAGCGGCTCCGGCGTTGCTACTGCGGCGGGCCTCTGCTTTGGCTCGCTCGGCACCGATACGGGCGGATCAATCCGCTTTCCGTCCGCGGCTAACGGCGTCACCGGGCTCAAGCCGACCTGGGGACGCGTCAGCCGCTACGGGGCATTCGAGCTTGCGGCGACGCTGGATCATATCGGCCCGATGGCAAGGAGCGCGGTCGATTGCGGCGCCATCCTCGGCGTGATCGCGGGTCAGGACCCCAAGGACACGACGTCGGTTCCGCTGCCCGTGCCTGACTATCTCGCCAGTTTGTCCGGCGACCTTCGCGGCGTGACGATCGGCGTCGACCGGCGCTGGACCAGCGAAGGCACCGATGGCGATGCGGCCAATGTGTTGACCGAGGGTCTGCGTGTAGCGGCCGATCTCGGCGCGAAGATCAAGGAGATCACGTTCCCCGATCCCAAGGCGGTCATCGACGACTGGTTCCCGCTCTGCGGCATCGAGGTCGCCGTCGCGCACGAGGACACCTATCCCGCGCGCAAGGACGAGTACGGCCCGGCACTCGCTGGGCTGCTCGATCTCGGTCGGCAGCAGTCCGGCATGGACTATCAGAAGATCGTGCTCCGGCGCGAAGCGTTTCGTGGCGCCGTCCGCCTTCTGTTCGAATCCGTCGATCTCCTCGCAGTGCCGGCCCAGGCATTCGCCGCGCCGACGCTCGCCAAGATGGCGTCGCTCGGCGAGGACGCCTCGCTGATCGCAGGCTTGCTTCGCTTCACATGCCCATTCGACATGACGGGAAGCCCGACCGTGACGCTACCCGGCGGCTTCGCCGCGAATGGCGGTCCGGTTGGCTTCCAGTTCATCGGTCGTCATTTCGATGAGGCTGGCCTCGTCCGCGCGGGCGATGCGTTCCAGCGCGTTACCGACTGGCACAAGCGTCATCCCGGGATCTGA
- a CDS encoding acetamidase/formamidase family protein, whose translation MPAEDWLKSSIMAKRAVAKGATGATHSLTIEQQGGFHYVYGPYAKPTLSIDPGGVVVVETEDAFGGVLTKETDSPTAKLNFPYLNPQCGPIAVKGAKKGDCLAIYIRDVETRGEQPAGTTCIIPEFGGLVGTSSTALLNPPLPERVKKLHVDRNGVRWNDKITLPYEPFIGTIGVSPEIEAISSLQPDYHGGNMDLPDVAPGAIIYFPVHTDGGMLYVGDCHATQGDGELSGVALEQRATVTLQVDLIKNWSFAWPRLETKDFIMTIGSARPLEDAARIAYRELVRWMAADYGFDEIDAYMLLSQAGRMRLGNMVDPKYTMGASILKNYLKP comes from the coding sequence ATGCCCGCAGAAGACTGGTTGAAGAGTTCCATCATGGCCAAGCGTGCCGTCGCCAAAGGCGCAACCGGCGCGACGCATAGTCTGACGATCGAGCAGCAGGGCGGCTTCCACTACGTCTATGGTCCCTATGCCAAGCCGACCCTGTCGATCGACCCCGGCGGAGTCGTGGTTGTCGAGACGGAGGATGCGTTCGGCGGCGTGCTCACCAAGGAGACCGACAGCCCTACCGCCAAATTGAACTTCCCCTATCTCAATCCGCAATGCGGGCCGATCGCGGTGAAGGGCGCCAAGAAGGGCGATTGCCTCGCGATCTACATCCGCGACGTCGAGACCCGCGGCGAGCAGCCGGCCGGCACGACCTGCATTATTCCTGAGTTCGGCGGACTCGTCGGGACAAGCTCGACGGCACTGCTCAATCCGCCATTGCCGGAGCGCGTGAAGAAGCTGCATGTCGACAGGAACGGCGTTCGCTGGAACGACAAGATTACGCTGCCCTACGAGCCGTTTATCGGCACCATTGGCGTCTCGCCGGAGATCGAGGCGATCTCCTCGCTGCAGCCGGATTACCACGGCGGCAACATGGATCTGCCCGACGTCGCCCCCGGCGCGATCATCTATTTCCCGGTGCATACCGACGGCGGGATGCTCTACGTCGGCGACTGTCACGCGACGCAGGGCGACGGCGAACTCTCGGGCGTGGCGCTGGAGCAGCGCGCGACCGTCACGCTGCAGGTCGACCTGATCAAGAACTGGAGTTTCGCCTGGCCGCGGCTCGAGACAAAGGACTTCATCATGACGATCGGCAGCGCCCGCCCGCTCGAAGACGCGGCCCGTATCGCCTATCGCGAACTCGTGCGGTGGATGGCGGCCGATTACGGCTTCGACGAGATCGACGCCTACATGCTGCTCAGCCAAGCCGGCCGCATGCGGCTCGGCAACATGGTCGACCCCAAATACACGATGGGCGCATCGATCCTGAAGAATTACCTCAAGCCATGA
- a CDS encoding urea ABC transporter substrate-binding protein has protein sequence MNSGRKLGMVLLGAMLGTAAGVSVAWAAEPPLKVGLLEDVSGDLAFMGMPKLHGSQLAVEEINKSGGILGRQIELIHLDPQGDNARYQEFGRRLLNRDKVDVLIGGITSASREALRPIVDRTSTPYFYTNQYEGGVCDASMISMGAVPEQQFSTLIPWMVEKFGKKVYVIAADYNFGQISAEWNRKIMKDLGGEVVGEEFIPLGVSQFAQTIQNIQKAKPDWLLTINVGAAQDSFFEQAAAANLNLPMGSSIKVMLGFEHKRFKPPALNNMHATANWFEEIDTPEATEFKKRWHAKFPDELYINDMGYNAYNALYMYKALVEKAKSIKLDDMRKVIATGDACIDAPEGKVCIDPKSQHTSHRMRLISVGPKHEVKVEKDYGTIQPYWLGQIGCDLTKKNDKDQYTPSHLPKKS, from the coding sequence ATGAATTCGGGACGTAAGCTCGGAATGGTCTTGCTCGGCGCTATGCTCGGTACAGCGGCTGGGGTGAGTGTCGCTTGGGCGGCCGAGCCGCCGTTGAAGGTGGGTCTGCTTGAGGACGTTTCAGGCGACCTCGCCTTCATGGGCATGCCGAAGCTGCACGGCTCTCAGCTGGCCGTCGAGGAGATCAACAAGAGCGGCGGTATCCTTGGTCGGCAGATCGAGTTGATTCACCTCGATCCGCAGGGCGACAACGCGCGCTATCAGGAGTTCGGCCGTCGACTGCTCAACCGCGACAAGGTCGACGTGCTGATCGGCGGCATCACCTCGGCCTCGCGCGAGGCGTTGCGTCCGATCGTCGATCGCACCTCGACGCCGTACTTCTACACCAACCAGTATGAAGGCGGCGTCTGCGACGCCAGCATGATCAGCATGGGCGCGGTGCCCGAGCAGCAATTCTCGACGCTGATTCCGTGGATGGTCGAGAAGTTCGGCAAGAAGGTCTATGTCATCGCCGCCGATTACAATTTCGGTCAGATTTCGGCTGAGTGGAACCGCAAGATCATGAAGGATCTCGGCGGCGAGGTCGTCGGCGAGGAGTTCATCCCGCTCGGCGTGTCGCAGTTCGCGCAGACCATCCAGAATATCCAGAAGGCGAAGCCGGATTGGTTGCTCACGATCAACGTCGGTGCTGCCCAGGATTCGTTCTTCGAGCAGGCGGCCGCGGCCAACCTCAACCTGCCGATGGGATCGTCGATCAAGGTCATGCTCGGCTTCGAGCACAAGCGGTTCAAGCCGCCGGCGCTCAACAACATGCATGCGACTGCGAATTGGTTCGAGGAAATCGATACGCCGGAGGCGACCGAGTTCAAGAAGCGCTGGCATGCGAAATTCCCTGACGAGCTCTACATCAACGACATGGGCTACAATGCCTATAATGCGCTCTACATGTACAAGGCGCTGGTCGAGAAGGCGAAGTCGATCAAGCTCGACGACATGCGCAAGGTCATCGCGACCGGCGATGCATGCATCGACGCTCCCGAAGGCAAGGTGTGCATCGATCCGAAGAGCCAGCACACCTCGCACCGTATGCGCCTGATCTCGGTCGGGCCGAAGCATGAGGTGAAGGTCGAGAAGGACTATGGGACGATCCAGCCGTACTGGCTTGGCCAAATCGGTTGCGATCTCACCAAGAAGAACGACAAGGACCAATACACGCCGAGCCATCTCCCGAAGAAATCGTGA